Proteins encoded within one genomic window of Rubritalea squalenifaciens DSM 18772:
- a CDS encoding DUF6268 family outer membrane beta-barrel protein, protein MCSKLLEKFVFAISVSSACAVVHAGELTEVTNEVNAEPDASIPLLAVDGPEMASFYYDYVGEMDFEDESGSYNLNAFRLQSPIAGAYDDGFGWGVDVFLEYTDFNVKDQPALEDLDLYRIGMDLNFIWLNVKGSKWSPVLRLSPSLSSDFESVSTDDFRMTATAGAFYQQRSNLKWLFGIFYTNNYYSDKWNSFFMLPVVGFSWQPADCYDITALGPRIDFSYLPNDDWKIGAFFAARSRNWNTEGDNSFQVSAYIVGVRLDYQVVEDCWIIGEAGMTINNSVDVYDRHDRELFSEDADAGVFASVGLRYRF, encoded by the coding sequence ATGTGTTCTAAATTGCTTGAGAAGTTTGTCTTTGCCATATCAGTTAGTTCGGCCTGTGCTGTGGTACATGCTGGCGAGCTAACAGAAGTGACGAATGAGGTGAATGCTGAGCCTGATGCCTCCATACCTTTGTTGGCTGTGGATGGCCCTGAAATGGCTAGCTTCTACTACGACTATGTAGGAGAGATGGATTTTGAGGATGAGTCGGGATCTTATAATTTGAATGCTTTCCGGCTCCAGTCCCCCATAGCGGGAGCGTATGATGATGGGTTTGGATGGGGAGTAGATGTATTCCTGGAGTACACTGACTTTAATGTGAAGGATCAGCCCGCATTGGAAGATTTGGACCTTTATCGGATAGGGATGGATTTGAATTTTATCTGGCTGAATGTGAAGGGCTCAAAGTGGTCGCCAGTGCTCAGGCTGTCTCCGTCGCTATCGAGTGACTTTGAGAGTGTGTCCACGGATGACTTCAGGATGACTGCCACAGCGGGAGCATTCTATCAGCAGAGATCTAACCTGAAGTGGTTGTTTGGGATCTTTTACACGAACAACTACTACAGTGATAAGTGGAACAGCTTCTTTATGTTGCCGGTAGTGGGGTTCAGTTGGCAGCCTGCCGACTGCTATGACATTACGGCTCTCGGGCCGAGGATCGATTTTAGCTATCTACCCAATGACGACTGGAAAATAGGGGCCTTTTTTGCGGCTCGTAGTCGTAATTGGAATACTGAAGGAGATAATTCATTTCAGGTCAGTGCCTACATCGTGGGAGTTAGGCTGGATTACCAAGTGGTGGAAGACTGCTGGATCATCGGTGAGGCCGGGATGACCATTAATAATAGTGTCGATGTCTATGACCGTCATGATAGGGAACTCTTCAGCGAAGATGCGGATGCGGGAGTCTTTGCTTCCGTGGGTTTGCGATATCGTTTCTAG
- a CDS encoding PEP-CTERM sorting domain-containing protein, producing the protein MKTHTLYAAAILGLVSTGNLMATTIILGNAGSGTNTNIPDTFGDNVSASDPGRFEVTDGGTPNIGLTWDASGGTNANSWQFHGWGGSDYAAGGALQMDGSSTNSIFSITFTPEAGFGVVLNGFDFVGDTNNDTYQYRVDLVRTFDNNTVFTTTTAEWTTDTSQPQENAPSVTIDYTGALGEEYRLDLVRLNDDSSDTGSRVDIAIDNLSFGQTAIPEPTSTALVGLGAFAFVLRRRR; encoded by the coding sequence ATGAAAACACACACACTATATGCCGCCGCAATCCTCGGGTTGGTTTCCACCGGAAATTTGATGGCGACTACGATCATCCTTGGAAACGCGGGGAGCGGAACGAATACAAATATCCCAGATACCTTCGGAGATAATGTATCGGCATCTGATCCTGGGCGCTTTGAAGTAACAGACGGAGGTACTCCCAATATTGGTTTGACCTGGGATGCCAGCGGAGGCACCAATGCGAACTCCTGGCAATTTCATGGCTGGGGAGGATCGGACTATGCCGCTGGGGGAGCGCTCCAGATGGACGGTTCATCCACGAATAGTATCTTTTCTATCACCTTTACTCCGGAAGCCGGGTTTGGTGTGGTGCTCAACGGTTTCGATTTTGTCGGAGACACGAACAACGATACTTATCAGTACCGTGTAGATCTGGTAAGAACCTTTGACAATAATACTGTATTTACGACCACGACAGCCGAGTGGACGACGGACACCAGTCAGCCTCAGGAGAATGCTCCCTCTGTAACGATTGATTACACTGGAGCACTGGGTGAGGAGTATCGCTTGGATCTAGTCCGCTTGAATGATGATAGCTCAGACACTGGGAGTCGCGTGGATATTGCTATCGATAACCTGAGCTTTGGTCAGACGGCTATTCCTGAGCCGACCTCAACGGCGCTGGTCGGCCTGGGTGCTTTCGCTTTCGTGCTTCGCCGTCGACGCTAA
- a CDS encoding DUF6268 family outer membrane beta-barrel protein, protein MALPLAAIQAGELMEIPSPEADAMKPIVSKDGPRMLSFYYDYFSEVDFDDESGSYQMHAARLQTPVAGGGGERFSWGVDAFFEYINFDVMDQPLLEDQDLYRTGLDLNFIWHKVNGSKWSPVIRLSPSLASDFESVTNDDFRMTAFVGSFYRQRPNLKWLFGLYYTDNLNDELLLPAFGVSWQPTEKMDVTLLGPRIDVSYRPQEDWRLGLFASAHSRSWNIEGDTGSESFEVNSMRTGVRVDYQMKEDLWLVMETGATMLNAVELLDNDEHEVFDDDAETGFFAKLGMRYRF, encoded by the coding sequence ATGGCTCTCCCTCTAGCAGCGATTCAGGCAGGTGAACTCATGGAGATCCCTAGTCCGGAGGCTGACGCCATGAAGCCTATCGTATCTAAGGACGGCCCGAGGATGTTGAGTTTCTACTATGACTATTTTTCGGAGGTGGATTTTGATGATGAGAGTGGGAGCTACCAGATGCATGCAGCACGACTCCAGACTCCTGTGGCAGGAGGTGGGGGAGAGCGGTTTTCTTGGGGTGTGGATGCCTTTTTCGAGTACATCAACTTTGATGTGATGGATCAGCCTTTGCTAGAAGATCAGGATCTTTATCGCACGGGGCTAGACCTGAATTTCATCTGGCACAAGGTGAATGGGTCAAAGTGGTCTCCTGTGATCCGCTTGAGTCCATCGCTGGCGAGTGACTTCGAATCAGTGACCAATGATGATTTTCGGATGACTGCCTTTGTTGGTTCGTTTTACCGTCAGCGGCCCAATCTGAAGTGGCTCTTTGGTTTGTATTATACAGATAATTTGAATGATGAACTGCTTCTCCCTGCTTTCGGGGTAAGCTGGCAACCGACTGAGAAAATGGATGTCACTTTGCTGGGGCCCAGGATTGATGTGAGCTATCGGCCTCAAGAGGATTGGAGACTGGGTTTGTTTGCCTCGGCGCACAGCCGGAGTTGGAATATTGAGGGGGATACGGGATCCGAATCCTTCGAGGTAAATTCCATGAGAACAGGAGTCCGGGTGGACTATCAGATGAAGGAGGATCTCTGGCTTGTGATGGAGACTGGTGCTACCATGCTGAATGCCGTGGAGCTGCTAGATAATGATGAGCATGAAGTTTTTGATGATGATGCGGAAACTGGCTTCTTCGCGAAGCTGGGGATGAGATACCGGTTCTAA
- a CDS encoding sulfatase — protein sequence MKLISTLLTALLTCSTFAAEKPNIVLFFIDDLGWADIGANGSKFYETPNIDKLAKEGVNFTNGYSAHPVCSPTRAALMSGKAPQRVGITQWIPQPSDIHLPLKEVTMAEALKEGGYTTGYIGKWHLGEKENQLPDHQGFDWMRCVNRAGQPASYFFPYNNKRNGAFWDVPDLEDGKKGDYLTDALTNHALGFISENKGKEKPFFLTFAHYAVHTPLQAPKDLVDKYKAKSKDVYGKTKTPFTEDRYGTWSRGRQDNAAYAGMMESLDENVGRVVELLEKEKLLENTLIIFTSDNGGHCHLRGKHGATSNLPLRSGKGWNYEGGIRVPTIFYWKGKLQAHVVDTPAITMDIYPTLLDIAGLELKPEQHLDGQSLLSVLEGKEPSAPLQDRFIGWSYPHNHGSGHKPSNAIRKGKWKLIRFDAGEKYELYDLSDDLGEHQNLAKEKPEVVAELDQLLTKWLKETNKK from the coding sequence ATGAAATTAATTAGTACCTTACTCACCGCCCTCCTGACCTGCTCCACCTTTGCCGCAGAGAAGCCTAATATCGTCCTCTTCTTCATCGACGATCTCGGCTGGGCTGACATCGGCGCCAATGGCTCCAAGTTCTACGAGACTCCCAACATCGACAAGCTCGCCAAGGAGGGGGTAAACTTCACCAACGGCTACTCCGCCCACCCGGTATGCTCCCCCACCCGTGCCGCCCTGATGTCAGGCAAGGCACCTCAACGCGTCGGCATCACCCAATGGATTCCTCAACCTTCAGACATTCACCTCCCGCTCAAGGAGGTCACCATGGCCGAGGCACTCAAGGAAGGCGGCTACACCACTGGCTACATCGGTAAATGGCACCTGGGGGAAAAAGAAAACCAGCTCCCGGATCACCAGGGTTTTGACTGGATGCGCTGCGTCAACCGCGCTGGCCAGCCAGCCTCTTACTTCTTTCCATACAACAACAAGAGAAATGGAGCCTTCTGGGATGTGCCGGACCTTGAAGACGGCAAGAAAGGAGACTACCTCACAGACGCCCTCACCAATCACGCTCTTGGGTTCATCTCTGAAAACAAAGGCAAGGAGAAGCCCTTCTTCCTGACTTTCGCACACTATGCTGTCCATACCCCACTGCAAGCCCCCAAGGATCTCGTGGACAAGTATAAGGCCAAGTCCAAAGATGTCTATGGCAAGACCAAGACTCCTTTTACGGAAGACCGCTACGGCACCTGGTCACGCGGCAGACAGGACAACGCTGCTTATGCTGGCATGATGGAAAGTCTTGACGAAAATGTGGGACGTGTCGTGGAACTCCTGGAGAAAGAGAAGCTACTGGAGAACACTCTCATCATCTTCACTTCAGACAACGGTGGCCACTGCCATCTCCGTGGCAAGCATGGCGCCACATCCAACCTTCCACTGCGCTCCGGCAAGGGTTGGAACTACGAGGGCGGCATCCGTGTACCGACTATCTTCTACTGGAAAGGCAAGCTCCAAGCCCATGTCGTGGACACGCCCGCCATCACCATGGACATCTACCCGACTTTGCTGGATATCGCCGGATTGGAACTCAAGCCCGAGCAACACCTCGACGGTCAGTCCCTGCTTAGCGTTCTGGAAGGCAAAGAACCAAGCGCACCCCTGCAAGACCGCTTCATCGGATGGAGCTACCCGCACAATCATGGATCCGGCCACAAGCCTTCCAATGCCATCCGCAAGGGCAAGTGGAAGCTCATTCGCTTCGATGCAGGAGAGAAATACGAACTCTATGATCTCAGTGATGACCTTGGAGAGCACCAGAACCTCGCCAAGGAGAAACCTGAAGTCGTCGCAGAACTCGATCAGCTCCTCACCAAATGGCTCAAGGAGACCAATAAGAAGTAA
- the rpmI gene encoding 50S ribosomal protein L35, whose product MARKAGKAKTRKSVAKRFKVTGTGKILRRKQGKRHILQKKSSKRKRSLGKATLVSEADVPRVKENLPFA is encoded by the coding sequence ATGGCCAGAAAAGCAGGAAAAGCCAAGACACGTAAGTCAGTAGCTAAGCGCTTCAAGGTCACCGGTACAGGTAAGATCCTTCGCCGTAAACAAGGTAAGCGCCACATTCTTCAGAAGAAGAGCAGCAAGCGCAAGCGTTCCCTCGGGAAAGCTACCCTCGTTTCCGAGGCGGATGTACCACGCGTTAAGGAAAACCTTCCTTTCGCCTAA
- the rplT gene encoding 50S ribosomal protein L20 produces the protein MPRATNSPASRSRRKRILLRAKGFRGFRSKLYRYAKDAVIKARQYEYRDRKKRKGQFRRLWIQRISAASRAQDLTYSRFMEGLKAAGIEVDRKILADLAVNDIASFNVIVEQSKEALAKKAAK, from the coding sequence ATGCCAAGAGCAACAAATAGTCCGGCAAGCCGTTCTCGTCGCAAGCGTATCCTTTTACGCGCGAAGGGTTTCCGCGGTTTCCGTTCAAAGCTATATCGTTACGCCAAGGACGCTGTCATCAAGGCACGTCAATATGAGTACCGCGACCGTAAGAAGCGCAAGGGTCAATTCCGCCGACTCTGGATTCAGCGTATTTCCGCTGCTTCCCGTGCACAGGACCTTACCTACAGCCGCTTCATGGAAGGTCTCAAGGCTGCTGGAATCGAAGTAGACCGCAAGATCCTCGCTGACCTTGCTGTGAACGACATCGCTTCCTTCAACGTGATCGTTGAGCAGTCCAAAGAGGCACTCGCGAAGAAAGCTGCTAAGTAA
- a CDS encoding aspartyl protease family protein, whose protein sequence is MISKTLTYAALAMLAALPVEAQQKEEAKAGKYHSVPLIRTDRSGHYLAPVKVGNRDFRFLVDSGAGMELVLAQGTAKKLGKQLNDGGKAGAAGGSVAMQKTRVGRFSIGDAPRVAKGVQTYVIALHHAALELDGEKVIPDGLIGARLLNQWNVVVDTAKTALLVPDEGLSEGAFADRFEDDKAVKIPFERGMHGMPFVDLIIDGESYSFLIDTGAGTGTIEPGVAEKLGLEVIKENSSFGGAGDKRVNNAKVVMAKDAVLGGKARFPKIYFHTHTMDGTLKAPKGKNLGGILGGKVLASGGAFVDFGSQQIIIPKRIVLKRGAKAN, encoded by the coding sequence ATGATATCGAAGACTTTGACATATGCGGCACTCGCCATGCTGGCAGCCCTTCCCGTGGAAGCCCAGCAGAAGGAAGAAGCGAAGGCTGGGAAATACCACAGCGTGCCACTGATCCGTACGGATAGATCTGGCCACTATTTGGCTCCCGTGAAGGTAGGGAATCGTGATTTTCGTTTTCTAGTGGATTCTGGAGCAGGCATGGAGCTAGTGCTTGCGCAAGGTACTGCGAAAAAGCTCGGCAAGCAGCTGAATGACGGAGGTAAAGCGGGTGCAGCGGGTGGATCGGTTGCCATGCAGAAGACTCGCGTTGGTCGTTTCTCCATAGGTGATGCACCGAGAGTGGCTAAGGGGGTGCAGACTTATGTGATTGCCCTACACCATGCGGCGCTGGAGTTGGATGGAGAGAAAGTGATTCCAGACGGGCTGATTGGTGCTCGCTTGCTGAACCAATGGAATGTGGTGGTGGATACCGCCAAAACAGCTCTGCTTGTGCCTGATGAGGGGCTTTCAGAAGGTGCCTTTGCTGATCGGTTCGAGGACGATAAGGCTGTAAAGATTCCTTTCGAGAGAGGTATGCATGGCATGCCCTTCGTGGATCTGATCATTGATGGTGAGTCTTATTCATTTCTGATCGATACTGGTGCAGGGACTGGAACTATCGAACCGGGTGTTGCGGAAAAGCTTGGCTTGGAAGTTATCAAAGAGAATTCCTCCTTTGGCGGCGCTGGAGATAAGCGCGTGAACAATGCCAAGGTGGTGATGGCAAAGGATGCCGTACTCGGTGGTAAGGCGAGGTTTCCAAAGATTTATTTCCACACCCACACCATGGATGGGACACTCAAGGCGCCAAAGGGTAAGAATCTTGGTGGTATCTTGGGGGGCAAGGTGCTTGCTAGCGGAGGTGCCTTTGTCGACTTTGGAAGTCAGCAGATCATCATTCCTAAGCGCATTGTTCTCAAAAGGGGGGCTAAGGCTAACTAG
- a CDS encoding glycosyl hydrolase family 95 catalytic domain-containing protein has translation MLKAISTYSLAGVLCTLPLNAESMQTSPERIQDTLREDSMSLPAPIQRWDNALPLGNGLTGGLLWGEGRELRLSLDRGDLWDERGNAASKDPKRNLQTLLESIENKDGKTFSRLFDQTYNGSPWTKIPGARLVMTLPEGNAAENFHLEFEKALATVDLGKKQQAQAFFSATKPVILLKLPLGTEFNLIRPQSIDKLGYPAPNTKTSTNEAFFTQQTAEGLEYTFYVRWLEQEDHLLTAIAITTNQESSHSLALARKYAMAGLTTGWDELLDEHRQWWDKFYNQSEVSIPKPRLQNHYNLVKYYYGSASRADAPPMPLQGVWTADEGSLPPWKGDYHNDLNTQMNYVAWQAAGLEESGMSYINYYVDRMEQFRKYGKEFFGLDTAMVPGVMTLKGQAMGGWPQYAMSMTAGLWNGHALYQHWKISQDRAFLEKTAYPWLAEIMSSVIALTDEKDGKLYLKLSTSPEWNNGSFNAYLKGNSNFDQALLSWGLGALQEMAEELDKKQDAQKWAGYLAKMPSLQVDSETQTLEVAKGIPFDHSHRHFSHTLAIHPLGILNIEQGPEQKALVRNSVRQLIDNGSSAWTGYSFTWAASLAARAGFPEDAARLLTDFERAFVTRNGFHVNGDQTKSGLSGFTYRPFTLEGNFLFMDAVQEMYLQSWGETLRIFPSVPADWKDCSFRDLRAEGGLKVSATRKDGMTQSVTISSKHGGQVNLRNPFGKEPYQSSRPIKTKDGLLVATLKAGESITLTSKL, from the coding sequence ATGCTTAAAGCGATTTCGACATATTCCTTGGCCGGTGTTCTCTGCACCCTACCACTGAACGCAGAAAGTATGCAAACCAGCCCCGAACGCATCCAGGACACACTCAGAGAAGACTCCATGAGCCTTCCTGCCCCCATTCAGCGCTGGGACAACGCGCTACCACTCGGTAACGGCCTGACCGGCGGTCTACTCTGGGGCGAAGGACGCGAGCTCCGCCTCTCACTCGATCGAGGCGATCTATGGGACGAGCGCGGCAACGCAGCCAGCAAAGACCCCAAGCGCAACCTGCAGACCTTGCTGGAATCGATCGAGAACAAAGACGGTAAGACTTTTAGCCGTCTGTTCGACCAGACCTACAACGGCAGCCCCTGGACCAAGATCCCTGGAGCACGCCTTGTCATGACCCTCCCCGAGGGAAACGCAGCGGAGAATTTCCATCTGGAATTCGAGAAGGCGCTGGCGACTGTAGATCTGGGCAAAAAACAACAGGCGCAGGCCTTCTTCTCTGCCACGAAGCCAGTCATCCTGCTGAAACTGCCACTGGGCACGGAGTTCAACCTCATCCGCCCGCAGTCCATCGACAAGCTCGGCTACCCAGCACCAAACACCAAGACCAGTACCAACGAAGCCTTCTTCACGCAGCAGACTGCCGAAGGACTGGAATACACCTTCTATGTACGCTGGCTGGAACAAGAGGATCATTTGCTGACCGCCATCGCAATCACGACCAACCAGGAGTCCAGCCATAGCCTTGCGCTGGCCAGAAAATACGCGATGGCCGGCCTCACCACAGGCTGGGACGAATTGCTCGATGAGCACAGGCAGTGGTGGGACAAGTTCTACAACCAATCAGAGGTCTCCATCCCTAAGCCACGCCTGCAAAACCACTACAATCTGGTCAAATACTACTACGGCTCCGCCAGTCGCGCCGATGCCCCACCAATGCCCCTACAAGGCGTATGGACAGCTGACGAAGGTAGCCTGCCACCTTGGAAGGGCGACTACCACAACGACCTCAATACGCAAATGAACTACGTGGCTTGGCAAGCTGCCGGCCTGGAGGAGTCAGGCATGTCCTACATCAATTACTACGTGGACCGCATGGAGCAGTTCCGCAAGTACGGCAAAGAGTTCTTCGGTCTGGATACCGCCATGGTCCCCGGTGTGATGACACTCAAGGGTCAGGCCATGGGCGGCTGGCCACAATACGCCATGTCCATGACTGCCGGACTCTGGAACGGCCACGCCCTCTACCAGCACTGGAAGATAAGCCAGGATAGAGCCTTTCTAGAAAAAACCGCCTACCCATGGCTGGCCGAGATCATGAGCTCCGTTATCGCGCTGACCGATGAAAAAGACGGCAAGCTCTACCTGAAACTCTCCACCAGCCCGGAGTGGAACAACGGTAGCTTCAATGCCTACCTCAAGGGCAATTCCAATTTCGACCAAGCTCTACTGAGCTGGGGACTTGGCGCCCTACAGGAAATGGCCGAGGAATTGGACAAGAAGCAAGACGCCCAGAAATGGGCTGGCTACCTGGCCAAGATGCCCTCACTCCAGGTCGACTCAGAGACACAGACTCTCGAGGTCGCCAAGGGCATTCCTTTCGACCACAGCCACCGCCATTTCTCCCACACACTGGCCATCCACCCGCTGGGCATCCTCAACATCGAGCAAGGGCCTGAGCAAAAAGCACTGGTGCGCAACTCAGTCCGCCAGCTTATCGATAACGGAAGCTCCGCCTGGACCGGGTATTCATTCACCTGGGCTGCCTCTCTGGCAGCCAGGGCTGGATTCCCCGAGGATGCAGCACGCCTGCTCACCGACTTCGAAAGAGCCTTCGTGACCCGCAATGGATTCCACGTCAATGGGGACCAGACTAAAAGCGGTCTCTCCGGATTCACCTACCGCCCCTTTACCCTGGAAGGGAACTTCCTCTTTATGGACGCCGTTCAGGAAATGTACCTGCAGAGCTGGGGCGAAACACTCCGCATCTTCCCAAGTGTTCCTGCCGACTGGAAGGACTGCTCTTTCCGCGACTTGCGCGCGGAGGGAGGACTCAAAGTCTCAGCCACCCGCAAGGACGGCATGACCCAGAGTGTGACAATCAGCTCCAAACACGGCGGCCAAGTCAACTTACGAAACCCGTTTGGCAAAGAGCCCTATCAGAGCTCACGCCCGATAAAAACAAAGGACGGCCTGCTCGTGGCGACACTCAAAGCCGGAGAAAGCATCACCCTCACCAGCAAACTTTAA
- the pheS gene encoding phenylalanine--tRNA ligase subunit alpha, producing MKEQIETIQADALAAVAAATDERSLDDARVAFLGKKGSLTLASAGMKDLPNDQKPIMGQALNVARTAITQAIDEKKAALESEADKKSVEGIDLTLPGRELLQGGLHPLTLVKDRAVSILRRMGFALADGPEIETEYHCFDALNTPDDHPARNEKDTFYFDSGKLLRTHTSSVQIRTMEKASAPVRIIAPGSAYRRDEIDATHLSVFNQLEGLYVDKDVKLGDLKGTLEYFLRAMFGTDTEVRFRPHFFPFTEPSFEIDVKLHVKGQEPKWIEVAGCGMVDPAVFSSVSEQRKDDAFDPENVTGFAFGMGIDRLAMIQYGIKDIRLLIENDARFLQQFA from the coding sequence ATGAAAGAGCAGATTGAAACCATTCAGGCTGATGCGCTGGCTGCGGTAGCAGCGGCTACAGATGAGAGATCTCTTGATGATGCCCGCGTGGCTTTCCTTGGGAAAAAGGGAAGCCTCACCCTGGCGTCCGCAGGTATGAAAGACCTGCCAAATGACCAGAAGCCTATCATGGGCCAGGCGCTCAATGTGGCGCGCACCGCGATCACCCAGGCGATCGACGAGAAAAAAGCCGCTCTTGAGTCTGAGGCTGACAAGAAGTCTGTCGAGGGTATTGACCTGACTCTTCCCGGCCGTGAGCTTCTTCAGGGTGGCTTGCACCCGCTGACGCTGGTGAAAGACCGCGCCGTTTCCATTCTCCGCCGCATGGGCTTCGCGCTCGCAGACGGTCCTGAGATCGAGACCGAGTACCACTGCTTTGATGCGCTGAATACTCCGGACGATCACCCGGCACGTAACGAGAAGGATACTTTCTATTTCGATAGCGGCAAGCTGCTGCGCACCCACACCTCTAGCGTGCAGATCCGCACCATGGAGAAGGCTAGCGCGCCAGTCCGCATCATCGCCCCGGGCTCCGCCTACCGCCGCGATGAGATCGATGCCACCCACCTTTCCGTCTTCAACCAGCTCGAAGGTCTCTACGTGGACAAAGATGTGAAGCTGGGCGATCTGAAAGGAACGCTGGAATATTTCCTCCGCGCCATGTTCGGCACGGACACCGAGGTGCGCTTCCGCCCTCACTTCTTCCCATTCACCGAGCCTAGCTTCGAGATCGACGTGAAGCTTCACGTGAAGGGGCAGGAGCCAAAATGGATCGAGGTCGCTGGCTGCGGCATGGTGGATCCGGCTGTGTTCTCCTCCGTGAGTGAGCAGCGCAAGGATGATGCCTTTGATCCTGAGAACGTGACAGGCTTTGCCTTCGGTATGGGGATTGATCGCCTTGCGATGATCCAGTACGGCATCAAGGACATCCGTCTGCTGATCGAGAATGATGCGCGCTTCCTCCAGCAGTTTGCCTGA
- a CDS encoding DUF6036 family nucleotidyltransferase: MQNARELFESDLKIALQAASKAYDRKRFVVVGSASILASHPDAPGYLRLSADIDMFPIRRLKTETFKPGDEKVGQYSQFEVEHDFYVERVGDWTMLSQPEGWLERCVKYAIGEIEGHCLHPLDLAYNKTEAGREKDILFVAGMINEGIITSADLEKFIHNGCPHPELLEGVLKNYALVKERLRTS, translated from the coding sequence ATGCAAAACGCTCGTGAACTATTCGAAAGCGACCTGAAGATCGCCCTGCAAGCCGCTTCCAAGGCTTATGACCGCAAGCGCTTCGTGGTGGTCGGCTCCGCCTCGATCCTCGCTTCTCATCCTGATGCCCCCGGATACCTCCGCCTCTCCGCGGATATCGACATGTTTCCCATCCGCCGCCTGAAGACAGAAACCTTCAAGCCGGGCGATGAAAAGGTGGGGCAGTACTCCCAGTTCGAAGTCGAGCACGACTTCTATGTGGAGCGCGTGGGCGACTGGACCATGCTGAGTCAGCCGGAGGGCTGGCTGGAGCGCTGTGTGAAGTACGCCATTGGAGAGATCGAAGGCCACTGCCTGCACCCGCTCGACCTTGCCTACAACAAGACCGAGGCCGGCCGTGAGAAAGACATCCTCTTCGTCGCCGGCATGATCAACGAAGGGATCATCACCTCCGCTGACCTGGAAAAGTTCATCCATAACGGCTGCCCACACCCAGAGCTGCTAGAAGGCGTGCTCAAGAACTACGCCTTGGTGAAGGAGAGGTTGAGGACGAGTTAG
- a CDS encoding DUF6899 family protein yields the protein MPYIDTDRRPAIDAGDAPQNAGELNYAISKLVDAYLIQKGGLRYTHINEVVGVLECAKLEVYRRLAAPYEDSKIAESGDVYEVLK from the coding sequence ATGCCATATATTGACACTGACAGACGTCCGGCCATTGATGCCGGGGATGCACCGCAGAACGCCGGGGAATTGAACTACGCTATTTCCAAACTCGTGGATGCCTACCTCATTCAGAAAGGCGGCCTGCGCTACACACACATCAATGAGGTCGTGGGCGTCCTGGAATGCGCCAAGCTGGAAGTGTACCGCCGTCTGGCTGCTCCCTATGAAGACTCAAAGATCGCGGAGTCCGGTGATGTGTATGAGGTGCTGAAGTAG
- a CDS encoding HigA family addiction module antitoxin gives MSTKLSEPKPGEVLQLEFLEPMEISQYKLAKAVGVPHSRITRLVKGEVAVTVDTALRFARYFGTTAQFWLNLQNNYDLRTVGEEKKSEIEHIQPVSAA, from the coding sequence ATGAGCACAAAATTATCTGAACCAAAGCCCGGCGAAGTCTTGCAACTTGAGTTCTTGGAGCCGATGGAGATTAGCCAGTACAAGCTGGCGAAAGCTGTCGGAGTGCCTCACAGCCGCATCACGCGTCTGGTGAAAGGCGAGGTGGCTGTCACTGTAGATACGGCACTGCGTTTTGCACGCTACTTTGGTACTACCGCGCAATTCTGGCTTAACCTTCAGAATAATTACGACCTGCGCACGGTAGGCGAGGAAAAGAAAAGCGAGATCGAGCATATCCAGCCCGTGAGTGCGGCATAG